In Setaria viridis chromosome 5, Setaria_viridis_v4.0, whole genome shotgun sequence, the genomic stretch cctagctagctagctagctacgaCCCACAAATGGCGCAAGCTCGCGCGGACGCAGCCTTCTTCCACTTACCGGCGACGGCCTGGAACGCCTCTCGCGATGGTCCGTCCGGCGCCCAGGCCTTCGCCGCGGCCTCCCGGAGCTCGCGCGCCTTCTCCCGTGCCGCGGCGCCCTTCTCACCTGCAATCAgctccgtcaccgccgccgccacctcctccctcggCACAACCCCGTCCTCTTCCCTCGGCCGCAGCGCGAGCCCCACCCGCTCGGACGACAGCATCACCGCGTTCATCCTCTGCTCGGCGTACAGCGGCCATGCCAGCATCGGCACGCCCGCGGCCACGGCCTCCAgcgtcgagttccacccgcagtgcgaCACGAACCCGCCGACGGCCCGGTGGTTCAGGATCTCCACCTGCGGGGTCCATTCCGCCACGGCGAGCCCAATGCCTCTGGTTCTCTCCACGAACCCTTCCGGCAGGTAGTCTAACGGGCTGTCGCCGTGACCGTGGCCGTGGCCACCACCAAAGAAGCTCGCGCTGCGGTCCTTGTCTCTGGGGAACCGCACCACCCACAGGAACCTCTGCCCGCTGGCCTCCAGCCCGGCCGCAAGCTCGGCCATCTGCTCGGTGGACAgcgtgccgccgctgccgaagcACACGTACAGGACCGACCTGTCCGGCTGCTCGTCCAGCCACCGCAGGCAGCTGTGCTCTCCTGCATCACCGCCGCCTGATGAGCACGTACGGACGAAGGGACCAACCGCGTAGGCCGGAGGGTACACGCCTTTGTCGGACAACGCGTTGAACGCCGATATGGTAGCGTGCTCCATGGCGTCGAAGGTGTTGACGatgaagccgtcggcgaggagatacctcctccccacctcgaCCATGAAGTGGTACGCGGGGTTGGTGCGGTCCTGGACAGGGTCGACGAGGTCGGCG encodes the following:
- the LOC117854947 gene encoding hydroquinone glucosyltransferase produces the protein MGTEAAHVVLLASPGAGHVLPMAELARRVVAHGSGAEFTATLVSYTNFSSAVHYSSAVASLPPSVSTAVLPEVPLDDLPADAHVETRIFTVVDRALPHLRDLLRSLLASPAGVAAFVPDLFGAWSLEVSGKLGIPGYVFCTTNVMALHTLIYLPHLDKTTACDCEFRDLPEPIRLPGCEPLRGADLVDPVQDRTNPAYHFMVEVGRRYLLADGFIVNTFDAMEHATISAFNALSDKGVYPPAYAVGPFVRTCSSGGGDAGEHSCLRWLDEQPDRSVLYVCFGSGGTLSTEQMAELAAGLEASGQRFLWVVRFPRDKDRSASFFGGGHGHGHGDSPLDYLPEGFVERTRGIGLAVAEWTPQVEILNHRAVGGFVSHCGWNSTLEAVAAGVPMLAWPLYAEQRMNAVMLSSERVGLALRPREEDGVVPREEVAAAVTELIAGEKGAAAREKARELREAAAKAWAPDGPSREAFQAVAGKWKKAASARACAICGS